CGCGACGGAAACCTTCGCACTATGAAAACAGATTCATCATCCAATCGCTCGCCGAAGATGCCACCGCCGAAAACGGCAGCGGACACCACGCGCCGGCACTTCCTCTCCACCGTGGCAGGCACCGCTTTTGTCACGGGGCTTTCCACTCCGCCTGAAGCCAAGGCCTCTGCTCTGGCTCAAGTCCAACCTGCATCAAAGAACGCAAACAAGCTCATGAACACTATCACCACTAAAGACGGCACCACCATCTTCTATAAGGACCTTGGACCTAGGAACGGTCCGGTCGTCACCTTCAGCCACGGTTGGCCCCTCTGTTCCGACGCATGGGATCCCCAGATCTTCCACATGGCCTCCCATGGCTTCCGCTGCATTGCCCACGATCGCCGTGGTCACGGCCGTTCGAGTGAATCCTGGGAAGGAAACACCATGGATCAATACGCTGACGATCTGGCGGAGCTCTTTGAGAGGCTCGACGTCAAGAAGGCAATCATGGTCGGACACTCCACCGGTGGCGGTGAAGTCGCACGTTTCATCGGCCGCCACGGCACGAAGCGCGTCTCGAAAGCGGTTCTTGCGGGAGCGGTGCCGCCGATCATGTTGAAGACGGAGGCCTACCCCGAGGGCTTGCCGATGGAACTCTTCGACGGCCTCCGCCGGGATTACCTCGCCAACCGCGCCCAGTTCTTCCTCGAGTTCGCTGGGGGACCTTTTTTCGGCTTCAATCGCCCCAGCGCGAAGCTCTCCCCTGGTCTCGTCCAATCCTGGTTCATCCAAGGCATGATGTCCGGCTACAAGAGCGCCTACGATTGCATCAAGGCCTTCTCAGAAACTGACTTCACGGAGGACCTGAAGAAAATCGATGTCCCCACGCTCATCGTTCACGGCAGCGACGACCAGATCGTCCCCATCAAAAACTCCGCCCTTCTTTCTTCGAAGCTGGTGAAGAACTCCAAGCTGCTCATCTACGATGGCGGTAGCCACGCCGTCGGTGATACGAGTATGCAGCGCTTCAATGCCGACCTCCTGGCCTTTGCCAAAAGCTAAGCCTTGTTCCCTGGCAAGCTTCCGGACTGTCCGCGTTCCCTCCCTGCGGGGAGTCCGGGAGCCTTCACTCCTTCGCGAAACTCACCCAAGCACGATCATCGATGTCGAAAGGAATCGACTGGCCTGTCGCCCATCGCGCCGCCGCATCAGACGCCTCCGGCCAGATTCCCTTCGCCCAATCGGGTGCATCCCGCTCCCAAGTCACTTCATTGGGGAAGTAGACGTGAAGCGAGCCCATCGTGATTTCCACCGTGAAGCGGTGCCCATCCACGAATCCATCCAACTCCTCTTTCCAACGGATATTGAAGGTGAAGTTCTTCATGGCGGTTAGTGTTCAGGACAGAGGCAATCACTGATACCCCAGCCAGGGGCCCAGCCACTTCTCCGCTTCCTCCACGCTCATGCCCTTGCGGTGGGCGTAGTCTTCCACTTGGTCCTTCTGGATCTCAGAGATCGCGAAGTAATGGCTTTCCGGATGGCTGAAGTAGAGACCACAGACGGCGGCTCCGGGATGCATCGCACAGCTTTCCGTAAGCTCCACGCCGGTTTTCTCCGAAGCCCCTAATAGGTCAAAAAGGATTGGCTTCTCGGTATGGTCCGGCTGGGCCGGGTAGCCCGGAGCGGGGCGGATGCCGCGGTAAAGTTCCTTAATTAGCTCGTTGGCGCCGAATTCATTCGGCCGCTCGTAGCCCCATGCAACGCGCGCGCGGTGGTGAAGCAACTCGGCGAAAGCTTCTGCCAGGCGGTCTGCGAGCGCCTTTGCCATGATCGCATTGTAAGGATCGTGCTCTTTCTCCAGCTCCGCAGCCCATTCGTCCGCGCCATGGATGCCGACCACGAAGCCGCCGATGTAATCTTTTCCAGCTCCCTGCGGTGCCACGTAGTCGGACAGCGCCTCGTTCGGCTTGCCGCTGTCCTTCTTGATCTGCTGCCGTAGCGAGTGAAAGCGGGTCTGCTCTGTGCTCCGGGACTCGTCCTTCCAAACGATGACATCGTCCCCATCCGCGTTCGCCGGGAAGAATCCATAGATCCCTCGCGCGAGGAAGCGCTTCTCCGCGATGATCTTTTCCAGCAGCTCGAGGGCCTCGGAATGGAGCTTCGCAGCTTCCTTCGCGCCTTCCTCGTTCCGGGTTTTCAGCACCCCGGCGTCACGATCCCACACGCCGCGCAGCTCCCATGCGTGGAAGAAGGGCGTCCAGTCGATGTAGTCCACCAGTTCCCTCAGCGATTGGTTTGCGATCGTCCGCGTGCCGGTGAACTCAGGCACCGGAGGCGTGTAGCTTGACCAATCGGTCAAGCGGCCTTGGGCCCGGGCCTCGACGATACCCACCGTTTCCTTCTTCGGGCCGCCGGTGAAGGCCTCACGCGCTTTCCGATGCCGCTCGTTGTTCTCGGCGATGAAGCTTTCCTTCTGGTCGGGCGAAAGCAGGGAAGTGGTCACCGGCACCGAGCGCGAAGCATCAAGCACGTGGACCACCGGGCCCGAGTAATGCTGGGCGATCTTCACCGCGGTGTGCGTGGAAGAAGTGGTTGCACCGCCGATCAAGAGCGGCAGCTTGAAGCCGCCCTTCTCCATCTCCTTGGCCACATGGATCATCTCGTCGAGC
This portion of the Luteolibacter luteus genome encodes:
- a CDS encoding alpha/beta fold hydrolase; this encodes MNTITTKDGTTIFYKDLGPRNGPVVTFSHGWPLCSDAWDPQIFHMASHGFRCIAHDRRGHGRSSESWEGNTMDQYADDLAELFERLDVKKAIMVGHSTGGGEVARFIGRHGTKRVSKAVLAGAVPPIMLKTEAYPEGLPMELFDGLRRDYLANRAQFFLEFAGGPFFGFNRPSAKLSPGLVQSWFIQGMMSGYKSAYDCIKAFSETDFTEDLKKIDVPTLIVHGSDDQIVPIKNSALLSSKLVKNSKLLIYDGGSHAVGDTSMQRFNADLLAFAKS